A single window of Kitasatospora sp. HUAS MG31 DNA harbors:
- a CDS encoding phospholipase D-like domain-containing protein encodes MRVRAGAAVAAMVLGGSLVAAPRAASAAGAEDPVALTATFNNPAGTAAQQDAIRNQLISLVNRTPAGAEIDGSIYLFTDGGVSGALIAAKRRGVKVKLIVDGDAVPDTAPDGNGGTAATGSEYSTLAAPTGLGTDLTADSWVMACPANRGCIGNRVLDADDDGAINHNKFFLFSRVGGTDGVVFQTSANLTTSQRRNLFNNAVTVPDAGSGLYAAYRAYWQDLRTYGSSGTGQAGYYRTQQSGPYKTYFFPRQESAGTSYTEDASTDTVVSLLNNADCTGGTTAIRVGMYAFTRVQVAQKLVELRDAGCRVELLHNGESGNLGTAVRTTLAGHLDLTARCDGTAPNADGTSRRIGIHSKYLLIEGRYLGGANRKVVFTGSHNYTFPNLRSQDETLLKIDNAAVHDAFKANFESVKAGGYCTAW; translated from the coding sequence ATGCGCGTGCGAGCGGGTGCGGCGGTGGCCGCGATGGTTCTGGGCGGTTCACTGGTGGCCGCGCCGCGGGCGGCCTCCGCCGCCGGGGCGGAGGACCCGGTGGCGCTGACCGCCACGTTCAACAACCCGGCGGGGACGGCGGCCCAGCAGGACGCCATCCGCAACCAGCTGATCTCACTGGTCAACCGCACCCCGGCGGGCGCGGAGATCGACGGCTCGATCTACCTGTTCACCGACGGCGGGGTGAGCGGCGCCCTGATCGCGGCGAAGCGGCGCGGCGTGAAGGTCAAGCTGATCGTGGACGGGGACGCCGTTCCCGACACCGCCCCGGACGGCAACGGCGGTACGGCGGCGACGGGTTCGGAGTACTCCACGCTCGCCGCGCCGACCGGCCTGGGCACCGACCTCACCGCCGACTCCTGGGTGATGGCCTGTCCGGCGAACCGCGGCTGTATCGGCAACCGGGTGCTCGACGCCGACGACGACGGCGCGATCAACCACAACAAGTTCTTCCTGTTCTCGCGGGTCGGCGGCACGGACGGCGTGGTCTTCCAGACCTCCGCGAACCTCACCACCAGCCAGCGCAGGAACCTCTTCAACAACGCCGTCACCGTCCCCGACGCGGGCTCCGGCCTGTACGCCGCCTACCGCGCGTACTGGCAGGACCTGCGGACGTACGGCTCCTCGGGCACGGGCCAGGCCGGCTACTACCGGACCCAGCAGTCCGGCCCGTACAAGACGTACTTCTTCCCCCGGCAGGAGAGCGCCGGCACCTCGTACACCGAGGACGCCTCGACCGACACCGTCGTCTCGCTGCTGAACAACGCGGACTGCACGGGCGGGACCACCGCGATCCGGGTCGGGATGTACGCGTTCACCCGGGTGCAGGTGGCCCAGAAGCTGGTGGAACTGCGGGACGCCGGCTGCCGGGTGGAACTGCTGCACAACGGCGAGAGCGGCAACCTCGGCACCGCGGTCAGGACCACCCTCGCCGGGCACCTCGACCTGACGGCCCGCTGCGACGGCACGGCCCCGAACGCCGACGGGACGTCACGGCGGATCGGCATCCACTCCAAGTACCTGCTGATCGAGGGCAGGTACCTGGGCGGGGCGAACCGCAAGGTGGTGTTCACCGGCAGCCACAACTACACCTTCCCCAACCTCCGCTCCCAGGACGAGACCCTGCTGAAGATCGACAACGCGGCGGTCCACGACGCGTTCAAGGCGAACTTCGAGTCGGTGAAGGCCGGCGGGTACTGCACCGCCTGGTGA
- a CDS encoding DUF6204 family protein — protein sequence MSTRDFRITVRGVFDGLDAEQRAELLARAADHDVLRAAFTSEGQLTYDIAARTAFTFRFADSGEAEEDILAATARAEAAAEQWLVERGYGFRNLRSQAEDLSLAALGKRRRREAAKGL from the coding sequence ATGAGCACCCGTGACTTCCGGATCACCGTCCGCGGCGTCTTCGACGGCCTGGACGCCGAGCAGCGCGCCGAACTGCTGGCCCGAGCCGCCGACCACGACGTCCTGCGCGCCGCCTTCACGTCCGAGGGGCAGCTGACCTACGACATCGCGGCCCGGACGGCCTTCACCTTCCGGTTCGCCGACAGCGGCGAGGCCGAGGAGGACATCCTGGCCGCCACCGCCCGGGCCGAGGCGGCCGCCGAGCAGTGGCTGGTGGAGCGCGGCTACGGCTTCAGGAACCTCCGCTCCCAGGCCGAGGACCTCTCCCTGGCCGCCCTGGGCAAGCGGCGCCGCCGCGAGGCCGCGAAGGGCCTCTGA
- a CDS encoding amidohydrolase family protein gives MHRLSSAQPVHRPTDQARPALLDRLRRTAGDPGRRILFTGATILTMDPALGTLPTGDLLVSGDTITAVGPDLRARGAATDAVVVDASGTVLTPGFVDTHRHAWQGQLRRIIPDVDDLAGYLDTTLVRLAPAYRPEDMYVGTRLAALGAVDAGITTLLDLSHNSRTAAHSDAAVQALVDSGVRGIHAAMGPHFGAWDRQWPADLARLAAWSGTDGRGRVTVRLAALATEEIAGPDLAYGPRLARIADESGLGVSVDAVFGAASSAAVLRWEREGLLGERLALIHATGLTAEAWRAIGASGTRISLAPTSEAQIGLEDAVPAVDEALAAGVRPGLSIDVEVALANDMFTQMRTLHAIQRMRAVNGGRATRRVRPRISTQDVLDFATRQGADTVGLGEVTGTLTPGKQADLLMITADEVNNLPLNDAVGTVVLGADARNVDTVLIAGRVRKWAGRLVDVDLPRLRAEAAASRDHLLRTAIARTADDPAA, from the coding sequence ATGCACCGACTGTCCTCCGCGCAGCCCGTCCACCGTCCCACCGACCAGGCCCGCCCTGCGCTCCTCGACCGGCTGCGCCGCACCGCGGGCGACCCCGGGCGGCGCATCCTGTTCACCGGCGCCACGATCCTCACCATGGACCCGGCTCTCGGCACCCTGCCCACCGGCGACCTCCTGGTGTCCGGCGACACCATCACCGCCGTCGGCCCGGACCTCCGCGCCCGGGGCGCCGCCACCGACGCCGTGGTCGTCGACGCCTCCGGCACCGTCCTGACGCCCGGGTTCGTCGACACCCACCGGCACGCCTGGCAGGGCCAGTTGCGGCGGATCATCCCCGACGTGGACGACCTGGCGGGCTACCTGGACACCACCCTGGTCCGACTCGCCCCCGCCTACCGTCCCGAGGACATGTACGTCGGCACCCGGCTGGCCGCCCTCGGCGCGGTGGACGCGGGCATCACCACCCTGCTCGACCTCTCCCACAACTCCCGTACGGCCGCGCACTCCGACGCCGCCGTGCAGGCGCTGGTGGACAGCGGCGTCCGGGGGATCCACGCCGCGATGGGTCCGCACTTCGGTGCCTGGGACCGGCAGTGGCCGGCCGACCTGGCCCGGCTGGCCGCCTGGTCCGGTACCGACGGGCGTGGTCGGGTGACCGTTCGGCTGGCGGCCCTCGCCACCGAGGAGATCGCCGGCCCCGATCTCGCGTACGGTCCGCGGCTGGCGCGCATCGCGGACGAGTCGGGCCTCGGCGTCAGCGTGGACGCGGTCTTCGGCGCCGCCTCCTCCGCGGCGGTGCTGCGCTGGGAGCGGGAGGGGCTGCTCGGCGAACGGCTGGCGCTGATCCACGCCACCGGGCTGACCGCCGAGGCCTGGCGGGCGATCGGCGCCAGCGGGACCAGGATCTCGCTCGCCCCCACCTCGGAGGCCCAGATCGGGCTGGAGGACGCCGTCCCGGCGGTGGACGAGGCACTGGCGGCCGGGGTCCGTCCCGGGCTGAGCATCGACGTCGAAGTCGCCCTGGCCAACGACATGTTCACCCAGATGCGGACGCTGCACGCGATCCAGCGGATGCGGGCCGTGAACGGCGGGCGCGCCACCCGCCGGGTACGGCCCAGGATCTCCACCCAGGACGTCCTGGACTTCGCCACCCGGCAGGGCGCCGACACCGTCGGACTGGGCGAGGTGACCGGGACGCTGACCCCCGGCAAGCAGGCCGACCTGCTGATGATCACCGCCGACGAGGTCAACAACCTGCCGCTCAACGACGCCGTCGGCACGGTGGTGCTCGGCGCGGACGCCCGCAACGTCGACACCGTGCTGATCGCGGGCCGCGTCCGCAAGTGGGCCGGCCGTCTGGTGGATGTGGACCTCCCCCGCCTCCGCGCCGAGGCCGCCGCCTCCCGCGACCACCTCCTGCGGACGGCCATCGCGCGCACCGCCGACGACCCGGCGGCCTGA
- a CDS encoding helix-turn-helix domain-containing protein, with amino-acid sequence MHTDEPPRGGVRPGGPDHRSDTRTAARADRDHRGPAEDPAPAPRLDGHRDNPVGEYLRARREQVTPDRVGLPRVGHRRVSGLRREEVALLAGVSTDYYTRLEQGRERNPSAQLLNAVARALHLDEEAAAHLAQLAAPAAARRPRRGAERVSPAVRQLMGSLPVPALVAGHALDVLALNPLAAALYSGFARVDNLVRMTFLDPAARSFHRDWERAAREAVAALRTAAGRDREDRRLTELVGELSLKSQEFRVLWARHEVHGKAAGAKHLHHPRVGDLDLAYETLTVNSAPGQHLIVYQAPPTGPSADALLLLSALLP; translated from the coding sequence ATGCACACCGACGAACCGCCACGAGGCGGTGTCCGGCCGGGCGGACCGGACCACCGCTCCGACACCCGGACCGCGGCCCGGGCCGACCGCGACCACCGCGGCCCGGCCGAGGACCCCGCCCCCGCCCCACGGCTGGACGGCCACCGGGACAACCCCGTCGGGGAGTACCTGCGCGCCCGCCGCGAGCAGGTGACCCCGGACCGGGTGGGCCTGCCCCGGGTCGGCCACCGGCGGGTGTCCGGCCTGCGCCGGGAGGAGGTCGCCCTGCTGGCCGGGGTGAGCACCGACTACTACACCCGCCTCGAACAGGGCCGCGAGCGCAATCCCTCCGCGCAGCTGCTGAACGCGGTGGCCCGTGCGCTCCACCTGGACGAGGAGGCCGCGGCCCACCTGGCGCAGCTGGCCGCCCCCGCCGCCGCCCGCCGGCCCCGCCGGGGTGCCGAGCGGGTGTCACCCGCGGTGCGGCAGCTGATGGGGAGCCTGCCCGTCCCGGCCCTGGTCGCGGGCCACGCGCTGGACGTCCTGGCCCTCAACCCGCTCGCGGCCGCGCTGTACTCGGGCTTCGCCCGGGTGGACAACCTGGTCCGGATGACCTTCCTCGACCCGGCCGCCCGGTCCTTCCACCGCGACTGGGAGCGGGCCGCCCGCGAGGCCGTCGCCGCCCTGCGCACCGCCGCGGGCCGGGACCGGGAGGACCGGCGGCTGACCGAACTCGTCGGCGAACTCTCGCTCAAGAGCCAGGAGTTCCGCGTCCTGTGGGCCCGCCACGAGGTCCACGGCAAGGCCGCCGGCGCCAAGCACCTCCACCACCCCCGGGTCGGCGACCTCGACCTCGCCTACGAGACCCTCACCGTCAACAGCGCCCCGGGTCAGCACCTCATCGTCTACCAGGCCCCGCCCACCGGCCCCTCGGCCGACGCCCTGCTCCTGCTGAGCGCGCTGCTCCCCTGA
- a CDS encoding DUF58 domain-containing protein, producing MSGTESAAAPTRSPSLLGPASDLPVPPAAGVRATARALRLLTVAAVAVAAALVGGQPWLLAVAAGPVVLLALAAPGGSRPRGVTASAEVGPRRCFEGETVTARIELAFEGTAGWIDPAVHLGPGVELRSRTVTGPVVELALTVPRWGRLALGVVDVDVHDGGGLTRRTVRVDLGEASVFPVPTAAGLTPVPVRLPARIGEHTARQRGDGVEVVGVRPHVWGERQRRIHWPSTTRRGSVQVNQFAAERAADTVVLVDALADFRSPATGVSSLDETVRAAAGIARAYLRSHDRVGVVSVGGTTRWLRPGTGHGYFYRIVETVLDAREPGVRRPPRLDRLPAPVLPPDALVFALTPLADQRILDLLGELTARGNPLVVIEVPIGDPVIEPDDRDGLLALGLWRADREVMRAALRRRGIPVVGHRPGESLDLALAPLLRTRVPGRSR from the coding sequence GTGAGCGGTACCGAGTCCGCGGCCGCGCCGACCCGCTCCCCGTCCCTGCTCGGGCCGGCCTCGGACCTGCCGGTGCCCCCGGCGGCCGGGGTGCGCGCCACCGCCCGGGCGCTGCGGCTGCTCACCGTGGCGGCGGTGGCCGTGGCGGCGGCGCTGGTCGGCGGGCAGCCGTGGCTGCTGGCGGTGGCGGCGGGTCCGGTGGTCCTGCTGGCGCTCGCGGCTCCCGGCGGGAGCCGTCCGCGGGGTGTGACGGCCTCGGCCGAGGTGGGTCCGCGCCGCTGCTTCGAGGGCGAGACCGTCACCGCCCGGATCGAGCTGGCCTTCGAGGGCACGGCGGGCTGGATCGATCCCGCGGTCCACCTCGGCCCCGGGGTGGAACTGCGTTCCCGTACCGTCACCGGTCCGGTGGTGGAGCTGGCGCTGACGGTGCCGCGCTGGGGGCGGCTCGCCCTGGGCGTGGTGGACGTGGACGTGCACGACGGCGGCGGCCTGACCCGGCGGACCGTCCGGGTGGACCTGGGCGAGGCCTCGGTGTTCCCGGTGCCGACGGCGGCCGGGCTGACCCCGGTCCCGGTCCGGCTGCCGGCCCGGATCGGCGAGCACACCGCGCGCCAGCGCGGGGACGGCGTCGAGGTGGTCGGCGTCCGGCCGCACGTGTGGGGCGAGCGGCAGCGGCGCATCCACTGGCCGTCCACCACCCGGCGGGGCAGCGTCCAGGTGAACCAGTTCGCCGCCGAACGCGCCGCCGACACCGTGGTCCTGGTGGACGCGCTGGCCGACTTCCGCTCCCCCGCGACCGGCGTGTCCAGCCTGGACGAGACCGTGCGGGCCGCGGCCGGCATCGCCCGCGCGTACCTGCGCAGCCACGACCGGGTGGGCGTGGTCTCGGTCGGCGGCACGACCCGCTGGCTGCGGCCCGGGACGGGCCACGGCTACTTCTACCGGATCGTCGAGACCGTCCTGGACGCCCGCGAGCCCGGCGTGCGTCGCCCGCCGCGCCTGGACCGGCTGCCCGCGCCGGTCCTCCCGCCGGACGCCCTGGTGTTCGCGCTCACCCCGCTGGCGGACCAGCGGATCCTCGACCTCCTGGGCGAACTCACCGCCCGGGGCAACCCGTTGGTGGTGATCGAGGTGCCGATCGGCGACCCGGTGATCGAACCGGACGACCGGGACGGGCTGCTCGCGCTCGGCCTGTGGCGGGCCGACCGGGAGGTCATGCGGGCGGCGCTGCGCCGCCGCGGCATCCCCGTGGTGGGCCACCGGCCGGGCGAGAGCCTCGACCTGGCGCTGGCGCCGCTGCTGCGTACCCGAGTCCCCGGGAGGTCCCGTTGA
- a CDS encoding AAA family ATPase, producing the protein MTPQQAGELARAVLDEVERAVVGKREALELVMLGVLAGGHILIEDLPGLGKTLLARSFATALGLDFRRIQFTPDLLPSDVSGAPFYDQRTGEMVFRPGPVFTHLLLGDELNRTPPKTQAALLEAMAESQVSVDGTTRRLPDPFTVIATANPIEYEGTYALPEAQLDRFLLRARMGYLSVDQEAAMLRARLDRAAPEAVLTPLTGPAEVVAMRGALERVEVGDDLVGYVVALLDATRSHPQIQVGASPRGGLALVQLARARAALAGRDYVVPEDVKALAVPALAHRVTLVPELWVRAVSADDVVAELVGTVAAPRTVPEQASRS; encoded by the coding sequence ATGACGCCCCAGCAGGCCGGCGAGCTCGCCCGTGCGGTGCTCGACGAGGTCGAGCGGGCGGTCGTCGGCAAGCGCGAGGCCCTGGAGCTGGTGATGCTCGGCGTGCTCGCCGGCGGCCACATCCTGATCGAGGACCTGCCCGGGCTCGGCAAGACCCTGCTCGCCCGGTCCTTCGCCACCGCGCTCGGCCTGGACTTCCGGCGGATCCAGTTCACCCCCGACCTGCTGCCCTCGGACGTCTCCGGTGCGCCGTTCTACGACCAGCGCACCGGCGAGATGGTGTTCCGTCCCGGCCCGGTCTTCACCCACCTGCTGCTCGGCGACGAGCTCAACCGCACGCCGCCCAAGACCCAGGCCGCGCTGCTGGAGGCGATGGCCGAGTCCCAGGTGTCGGTGGACGGCACCACCCGGCGGCTGCCCGACCCGTTCACGGTCATCGCCACCGCCAACCCGATCGAGTACGAGGGGACCTACGCCCTGCCGGAGGCGCAGCTCGACCGCTTCCTGCTGCGCGCCCGGATGGGGTACCTGTCGGTGGATCAGGAGGCCGCGATGCTGCGCGCCCGCCTGGACCGGGCGGCGCCGGAGGCGGTCCTGACTCCGCTGACCGGTCCGGCGGAGGTGGTGGCGATGCGCGGCGCGCTGGAGCGGGTCGAGGTCGGCGACGACCTGGTGGGGTACGTGGTGGCGCTGCTGGACGCGACACGGTCGCACCCGCAGATCCAGGTCGGGGCCTCGCCGCGCGGCGGGCTCGCCCTGGTGCAGCTGGCCCGGGCGCGGGCGGCTCTCGCGGGCCGTGACTACGTGGTGCCGGAGGACGTGAAGGCGCTGGCCGTCCCCGCGCTGGCGCACCGCGTCACGCTGGTGCCCGAGTTGTGGGTCCGGGCGGTGAGCGCGGACGACGTGGTCGCCGAGCTGGTCGGCACGGTGGCCGCGCCGCGGACCGTCCCCGAGCAGGCGTCGCGGTCGTGA
- a CDS encoding DUF4129 domain-containing protein — translation MTARQAGAAAAVVGGLVLAALALHPAAETVRTYRTAPLTDHGGLLTLLVLGCAGGGAALVRRLRAQARGAYGPTPAAERLKDATVHLVSVVAAVLPIALVIAHFRDRGPSEATRMARRPGPAVQPTPLDVPVTPLPSPTSVARDHYEPEPIGLSIAWLCLAAAVIVLLVLAVRLWRRYGHLFRGRPGPAAGVPAVDSGPVTGRVLAEAVVSGRAALHGTDARAAVIACYAAMEESLGRSGIGRLDSDSPDDLLRRAAGEGLLRGPEAGTLAALFREARYSSHPMDAGHLDRASAALEAIAAHLRDRTERGGADGREEVAR, via the coding sequence GTGACGGCCCGGCAGGCGGGGGCGGCCGCGGCCGTGGTGGGCGGGCTGGTCCTCGCGGCCCTGGCCCTGCACCCGGCCGCCGAGACGGTCCGGACGTACCGGACGGCGCCGCTGACGGACCACGGCGGACTGCTCACCCTGCTGGTGCTGGGCTGCGCGGGCGGCGGGGCGGCGCTGGTCCGGCGGCTGCGGGCACAGGCCCGCGGCGCCTACGGGCCGACCCCGGCCGCCGAACGCCTCAAGGACGCCACCGTCCACCTCGTCTCGGTCGTCGCCGCGGTCCTTCCGATCGCCCTGGTCATCGCGCACTTCCGCGACCGGGGCCCGAGCGAGGCCACCCGGATGGCCCGTCGGCCGGGTCCGGCGGTACAGCCGACGCCGCTCGACGTCCCGGTGACCCCGCTGCCCTCGCCGACCTCGGTGGCGCGCGACCACTACGAGCCCGAGCCGATCGGGCTGAGCATCGCCTGGCTGTGCCTGGCGGCGGCGGTGATCGTCCTGCTGGTGCTGGCGGTACGGCTGTGGCGCCGGTACGGGCACCTGTTCCGGGGCCGGCCCGGCCCGGCTGCCGGGGTGCCGGCCGTGGACTCGGGGCCGGTCACCGGCCGGGTGCTGGCGGAGGCCGTGGTCTCCGGGCGGGCCGCCCTGCACGGCACCGACGCCCGCGCCGCCGTGATCGCCTGCTACGCGGCGATGGAGGAGTCGCTGGGCCGCTCCGGAATCGGCCGGCTCGACTCCGACAGCCCGGACGACCTGCTGCGCCGCGCCGCCGGCGAGGGCCTGCTGCGCGGTCCGGAGGCGGGGACGCTCGCCGCCCTGTTCCGCGAGGCCCGCTACTCCAGCCACCCGATGGACGCCGGCCACCTCGACCGGGCCTCCGCCGCACTGGAGGCCATCGCCGCACACCTCCGGGACCGCACCGAACGAGGCGGAGCCGACGGCCGCGAGGAAGTCGCCCGATGA
- a CDS encoding serine protein kinase RIO yields MRERFADSDSFSRIRPKGASRRGRRSDRFDDYEPEYAPAAVAELSDSAGGFESLFPSSSTADAPAAGAPEPDGPAVGDRWSTWDQSTPTEKGPEPRPSWVVTELAAVDTELGIVKTGKEADVFLLERGVPGTERRTLMAAKRYRDAQHRMFHRDSGYLEGRQHKESRVSRAMAKRTAFGKEAIAGQWAAAEFSALCRLWSAGVAVPYPVQITGTEILMEFVGDADGAAAPRLAQLRAEEADIEDLWEQLGRSLSLLALGGYAHGDLSAYNILVHEGRLVIIDVPQIVDVIANPRGLSFLERDVRNVGSWFASRGLPERRVEELVAALAADARLG; encoded by the coding sequence GTGCGCGAGCGCTTTGCCGACAGCGATTCCTTCTCCCGTATCCGCCCCAAGGGCGCATCCCGGCGTGGCCGCAGGTCCGACCGGTTCGACGACTACGAGCCCGAGTACGCCCCCGCCGCGGTGGCCGAACTCTCCGACTCCGCCGGCGGGTTCGAGAGCCTATTCCCGTCCTCCTCGACCGCCGACGCCCCGGCGGCGGGCGCGCCGGAACCGGACGGTCCCGCCGTGGGCGACCGCTGGTCCACCTGGGACCAGTCCACCCCCACCGAGAAGGGGCCCGAGCCGCGTCCCTCCTGGGTGGTGACCGAGCTGGCGGCCGTGGACACCGAACTCGGGATCGTGAAGACCGGCAAGGAGGCCGACGTCTTCCTGCTGGAGCGCGGTGTGCCCGGGACGGAACGCCGCACCCTGATGGCCGCCAAGCGCTACCGGGACGCCCAGCACCGGATGTTCCACCGCGACTCCGGCTACCTGGAGGGCCGCCAGCACAAGGAGTCCCGGGTCAGCCGGGCGATGGCCAAGCGCACGGCGTTCGGCAAGGAGGCGATCGCCGGGCAGTGGGCGGCGGCCGAGTTCTCGGCGCTGTGCCGGCTCTGGTCGGCCGGGGTGGCCGTCCCGTACCCGGTGCAGATCACCGGGACCGAGATCCTCATGGAGTTCGTCGGTGACGCCGACGGTGCGGCCGCGCCCCGGCTCGCCCAACTGCGCGCCGAGGAGGCCGACATCGAGGACCTGTGGGAGCAGCTCGGCCGCAGCCTCTCGCTGCTTGCGCTCGGCGGCTACGCCCACGGCGACCTGTCGGCGTACAACATCCTGGTCCACGAGGGACGGCTGGTGATCATCGACGTGCCGCAGATCGTGGACGTCATCGCCAACCCGCGCGGGCTGTCCTTCCTGGAGCGGGACGTGCGCAACGTGGGTTCCTGGTTCGCCTCCCGGGGGCTGCCCGAGCGGCGGGTCGAGGAGCTGGTGGCGGCGCTGGCCGCCGACGCCCGTCTCGGCTAG
- a CDS encoding NTP pyrophosphohydrolase, translated as MDEKDAGERATDLPLLVVDAANVVGSVPDGWWRDRRGATERLRDALTAVAEHGLADVRADGPAGPLEVVLVVEGAARGVAGVPLVRVVAATGSGDDRIVDLVAATLAADPHRPCTVVTADRELRARVTALGAHVLGPRTVRPA; from the coding sequence ATGGACGAGAAGGACGCGGGTGAGCGGGCGACGGACCTCCCGCTGCTGGTGGTGGACGCCGCGAACGTGGTGGGTTCGGTGCCCGACGGCTGGTGGCGGGACCGGCGGGGCGCCACCGAGCGGCTGCGCGACGCGCTGACGGCCGTGGCCGAGCACGGGCTGGCGGACGTCCGGGCCGACGGGCCGGCCGGGCCGCTGGAGGTGGTCCTGGTCGTGGAGGGCGCCGCCCGCGGTGTGGCCGGCGTCCCGCTGGTCCGCGTGGTCGCCGCCACCGGCAGCGGGGACGACCGCATCGTCGACCTCGTCGCCGCCACCCTGGCCGCCGACCCGCACCGGCCCTGCACCGTCGTCACCGCCGACCGCGAACTCCGCGCCCGCGTCACCGCCCTCGGCGCCCACGTCCTCGGCCCCCGCACCGTCCGACCGGCCTGA